The Camelina sativa cultivar DH55 chromosome 18, Cs, whole genome shotgun sequence DNA window AAACGAAGAAGATTGGTAATGGACCGATTTTGATGGTCACGGGGGAGGAACCgaggaagagaggaggaggaggaggaaccgaGGAAAAGGACTNTAACAAATATACTATGAGCAATCGATCTATGCAAATTTCCAATTCAATGAAGAACTGGGACATATAAAAGAATTGGGATTCTAAAGCATCAAGCAGTGAGAGAGCTCACGAATTTGGAGGGCTCTTCTCCTCGAGAAGAAGATGCCTCAAATGCATCTTTGGGGACGGAAGTGGAGAGAGATCTCATGGCAGCGTTTGCTCTTTAGTTGCTGACGGAGACAGAGATGAATGCAattgtgaaaaaacaaaatgtattgaCATAGTTATATGGATTATATGGCATAATCAATAATATCCAAAAAGCttacaaatatatgtatagaatcaaatcaaattaagaagtAGCAAACTCAATGAGAAAAAGAGTTCTTACACAATCGGAACTAGAAACTGAGGATTAACCTTGAAGATATAAAGAGTAGCTCTTTCCATTCTGGTAACCATTCGTGATGAGATGAGACAAAATCAGAGGCATAGAATCGTTATGTATAACATACATGATTGGATGAAGAGAACATGATTGGTTGATCCAGTGGAGGAAGGTGGTTAAAAACGGCCTATTGGTAGAAACGAAGAAGATTGGTAATGGACCGATTTTGATGGTCACGGGGGAGGAACCgaggaagagaggaggaggaggaggaaccgaGGAAAAGGACTTTACAATGACTTTAGGTTATGTCTCTGTTCcgctgattttttgttttgccccaactcaaaaataaaaacaaatcttattaTAATCATACAAATTATATGACTATAGTATGTAACCCATgtagaaaaattgttttctgcTGTACCTCGatcatatttaattgttttatcttttagatttacaaatattattgttaaaaataCGTATTATGACACCAAATTAGATTACAAGTATATTGTTAAATAatacttattattattcatgtttgttaaaaaaacgtAATATTATTCAATCTtagactaaaaatatttataagtgtTGAAATAATagtcaaaaaggaaaacatttttatgtttaaaattatttcttattaatattagttttttgctttaactatatatattatataaattataaagatgATACCTTTCAAAAAAACCAGAGATAGTGATTTAGTAAGATGTCTTTAATCCTATAAACACAAGTAGAGCAGATACGGacatactatatagtatatactacaATAGGATAGTTTTCTGCGGGTtacattttttctaatttattgtaGGACGAATCAAGCATGCCTGGTTGAAATTATTAaactaatactaaaattatgaacttattttatatattatatatttctaataataatttggaATTAATTGACATATAGATTATATCCATATTTACTATACGAATTACAAAATATACCGAcctacaaagaagaaacaatactacacaagaaaaataaattgaaacacaataaaaataagaaaatgtattaaaacaCAATACggtgttcaaaaaaaataaaataaaaatattaaaacacaataaaaaaagtaaccaacactaaaattatgaaattattttatatattgtatatttctAATAATAGTTTGGAATTAATTAAGATATAGATTATATCCATATTTACTATACGAACTATGAAATATACCAACctacaaagaagaaataatactatacaataaaaataaattaaaacattgtatttttgctttttttttgtttgctattaCTTGCTAGGATTCATGTGGTATACCGACTAGGATGAGAGACGAAGAAGCTCTCTACAACGCACTGTCATTGCTACCCTTATTTTTAAAACGGGTCAAATACGAATAAAGAGTATGTGATGTAAACTACTACACCTACAAATCATCTTAGTATAAATTAACACATTTAGTTTGTTATAAACTAAAAATGATTTCGGATGCACCGCGGGTTAAAACCTATATTACATTAATAAGCTTATATATTATATCTGACATGCAcaaacaatacatatatatttgtttttgtacatATAAGTTCTATTTAATTTTAGcctaatttataaaacataattaagcttcgtcccgcggtacaccgcaggtTCAAACCTAGTTAGTttataagaaacatataccataaagatttattattaaattttacttataagaaagaaaaaattaattacttaacttaacttaacttaaaaattttgatctaaaacaaatacattaTAAGGGGCACACTTtcttttgggaaaactatgaaaaagaatttcaaaaaaataatctctctaaaaaaaacaaaatcaatggttaggaaatatagaaaaaatgatatgtaagccgttacaaaaagtggcatgtgatttgtgtaagGTATATCATCAACTGGAGTTACAATTTTgtaacatgatataaaacatatataacaaatataacatatatatttctatatatattatcaaatgcttttaacccaaaacattgatacaaacaatatatttaaagtacactatgtttcttttttgtgaaGACGAAGCTtgggttgcatcacaaaattaacatctgcaaataacatatgaaattttagaaaaacatttaacttcgattagtgaatagatattcattgtggggtttaaacgtttcatcatttaagcattttTTACTTAGTcaaaaattctattatggcagatgatgcatttaGAATTCCTAATTGTAGCGACATAACACTAAAACtgttcataaaaatttgtatattcgCATTTAATGTAGAATATCAATATGTTgaaatggtctctataattaggtcaacgatcgacattgacattagaacttttaaaattatgttttcatgggatatgaatattgaatgaactcttttaaaaataaaaggtcagaagattgtcgacaaaATTATTACGACactagaaaatatatgttatatatagattagtaaaataagtacaacatttatatagatttttctttcctttttcattcTTATACGGGGTCCTAACGTATAAGAACATGAATCATAGAGAAATTAAGCTACAGTATTCGAGGTGATGGCTGGGCCAGAGTTTTCGGAAATCGTGGAGAGGAGAGCCAACAACGGTGAAACCTTCGGACCACATTTTCTTATTAAAGAAAGAAGCTATACGAGCAACGCCGCAGCAGGAGACGCCACGATTTCTGAAATCTTGGAAAAATTCGATTACCCGATCCGAAATAGTTGAGATCCGCACGTTTATCCGTTAACTCGGTGGGTGGAGTTCCTAGCGTTTGACCCGACAAATTCTTGGTGGATATTATTATTGGGCTTACGAAGCCCAATGATCAACTTATTCGATTTTatttctattgataagaaatattttaaatcaaaatcctGCGCGTGCGCGAGTATAAATTCCAGTTTAGTATATATACGAGAAATTGTTAGAAATGCCTCTTTTTAGacaccctttttcaaaaatattcttttttaaatattttttatttttgtcctactttacacaattaaaatatgttaaattaattaatttgtataatttttttttagatttttgttctctattttacatttagggtataattttAAAGGGGTGtggtttagtatttggggtttagggtttaaaatttagtcattctgtatattaaaaagaaatatttttgaaaatgtcccTATATATACTATGACTCAGAACCCCTGCGATATCGCAGGgaagtatttcaaaaataaattatatattgtaaaatcatttgaaagtaatagaatagtttgaaagTATGTGttacaaataaaactaaaattatttgaaaggaagaaaaataataagttgGTTTagttacataaatattaaacatgaATTGTTActaaaacacaatcatcaaaagaaaaagttaataataataaaatattatggagaattataaatatacaagatattttatgaagaattgtGGTAAAGAGCTACAACCATTGTAACAAttattcatatttatatttactagTAAAACACTATTATGACAAACTGATCCTAACTAAGAATATtaaactaatggttgtaatgagtaaatataatttttaataaataattataataaataaaatatatttaataatgagtgaaaatttatcaacgaaaactaaataaaagtacataaattttaaaaagaaaaaatttaaatatgaaaatagttttttttatacaaaagttatgataaatagacgcaactgtaaactatatattatattgtattaaatttctataataatcatttttaaaatttttagttagattataaaataatgttgaatatattgaatattaatattcaaattatttagatacaacataaaacgaaaaatttgtttgaaaacaaGAATTTGTTAGTTGTTGAAGGAGAGACAAATATATCGAGAGTTCAAAaaacatgactatttaaatagacagaTACGTTAGAACAAAAATttgtgatgaaaaatatgaataaaatattatgaaaagacacaactctataatgAACAGTTACAACTGtatgaatttagaaaaaaacatataaaaaatattttaatgaaatatacaACAAAAAGTCGCAACTATTGTTAgtatttattcaaattgttattatatagatttcttTCTCATTTGTTCGGACAAAATCTATTGAACTACCTAATGAACCAAGGAACTTTGATTAGAtctaaaaaatactatatttttcgCTTATTTTGACACTAAAAATATCTTAACTGttttagtttaataattttgtatcataaataaatttagataatataaagaaaacgaAAGTGTATACATTAAGAGAAAAGGTAAGAATGAGAGAGTTTTTACTTTCATAGAGAAAAAGTGTATTTCGAaccaatatatttatatttataatacaaaatagaGATAATTATTACTATAAACTGTAATGAAAATGGGCTCCATATCAACTTCaatatacatatgttttttataattttgtaacataaaataatttttttttggtatgaagctgtaatatattgttttgccCAATAAAATTGGATGAAaaggattttgattattttgagcTTCTTGCCCTAAAACACCACTAACTAAGTTTCTGCTTTaaatgtataaatattataatataataatatactttaaatatattaaatgtgACAAAACAGAATTGTATTTAAAAAGTTGAGTTCCCTAAATAAAACTGTTAATCTTTTTGGATGTATATCTGCAATTgcaatactaataaataaaataaaagaataattaactttttagaGCCAAAAAAACATCGTATTGTGTACTCAAAAGGCCAAAACATAAACCCAAATCGAAAGATTTATTTTCTCAGATCATCTTATCACGGTTGCTCGCCCGATTTCAGATCTTTTAGCGATTGTTCAGATCGCTGGATAGGCTACAGGATTTGTCTCTCGTTATCGTCGAGAAAGGTTCTTACTTTTAATATCCATGGGTAGGCGATCGAGAATGGAAACAGAACACGTTGTTGGTAGGGTTAGGGTTTCTGATGATCACGAGAACCGTAAGAGCTCGCGACGTGATCTTGATATCATTGGTGGAGGAGATAAGACTGGTGGAGTTTATATTCCTCCCTTCAAGCTAGGGCGCATGATGCGTGATGTGAAAGACAAGAGCAGCGTCGAGTACCAACGTCTCACATGGGATGCTCTTCGTAAAAGCATCAACGGACTCGTGAACAAGGTTAACGCAAGCAACATCAAGAACGTGATCCCTGAACTCTTTTCTGAGAATCTCATCAGAGGCAGGGGACTCTTCTGCCGTTCTTGTATCAAGTCTCAGATGGCATCACCTGGCTTCACTGACGTATTTGCAGCTTTAGTCGCTGTTATCAACTCCAAGTTCCCTCAAGTTGCGTTACTTTTACTGAAAAGGGTAGTTTTGCAGCTTAAGAGAGCGTATACGCGTAACGACAAGCCTCAGTTGCTTGCTGCTGTTAAATTCATAGCTCACCTAGTAAACCAACAAGTCGCTGAGTGGATTATTGCACTTGAATTACTCACTGTACTTCTTGAAGACCCTACTGATGAAAGTGTCGAGGTGGCTGTTGCGTTCGTGACCGAGTGTGGCGCGTTTCTGCAAGACGTTACACCAAACGGAGTGAATGGTCAGCATTATAATTAAATCATCAAAATGTAATGTTGAAAATTTGGTTGTATCTCTCTCACCTGCTTTTATTTGCGTTTCTAAGCTGTTACAATTTGTTAAACAATACAGGGATTTTTGATCGGTTTCGTGGTATACTGCATGAGGGAGACATTGATAAGAGAGTTCAGTACTTGATTGAAGATCTCTTTGTTACTAGGAAACAGAAATTTCAGGTACGTAGACACATTAACTTTGGAAtctgatatatattattatagtatatgCTTTTGTTGTTAGGACACGATAATAATTTGTGTGAATGGTTTTACTCTCTGCAGGGACATCCGGCGGTTCGTCCGGAGCTAGATCTAGTGGAAGAAAAATATTCACACGATGTCTCTCTTGATCAAGAAAGCGATCCTGAAACTGGTCTTGATGTTTTCAGTCCTGATCCTGACTTTGTTGACAAGGAAGAAAAATACGAGGCGCTGAAGAAAGAGTTACTCGGCGAGGagtctgatgatgaagatggctCTGATGGTAGTAAAGAAGGTAACAATGAGTAGAAAGATGATgaatctgatgaagaagaagaaatgagaataaGAGACGAGACAGAGACTAATCTTGTTAATCTAAGGAGGACAATTTACTTGACCATTATGTCTAGCGTTGATTTTGAGGAAGCAGGACACAAGTTACTTAGCATTAAGCTTGAACCAGGACAAGAGGTTGAACTATGCATAATGCTCTTGGAATGTTGCTCTCAGGAGAGAACTTATCTTCGGTACTACGGTTTGTTGGGTCAGCGTTTATGTATGATCAACAGGATCCATCAAGCGAATTTTGAGAAGTGCTTTGTTCAGCAGTATGCCATGAGTCACCGTCTTGAGACAAACAAGTTACATAACGTGGCTACGTTTTTTGCTCATTTACTTGGCACAGATGCTCTCCCTTGGCATGTTCTTGCTTACATTAGGTTAACCGAAGAGGACACAACTTCCTCATCTCGTATCTTCACTAAGATCCTTTTCCTGGTAACTTTATATTATCCTCAACATGAAACTTTCATTTTACCATTTCAGAGCTGTCTAATATGAACCTATGAATATTACTgctgtttttttaaaagattcttGTGCTGATTTGATTACAATTTTGTGTTGATTGCAGAAACTGTCAGACGACTTGGGGATTAAGGAACTTAATGAGAGGCTTCAGGATTCAGCAATGCAGGAATCATTTGAATCTATCTTCCCTAAAGATAATCCAAAGAACACGAGGTTTGCGATCAACTTCTTTACCGCCATTGGTCTTGGAGGCATCACAGAGAATCTCAGAGAGTATCTGAAGAACATGCCACGCCTCATCATGCAAAAGCAGAAGCAAGTTGCGGAGTCACAATCAGGATCTGACAGTTCTGGTTCCGAGTCagactcatcatcttcttctagtTCAGATGAAAGCGACGGAGGGAAgaggaaacgaagaagaagagcttgagactgttttgtttgttatccCCACCAAAATTCTTAAATCTTCAAaatggttgttttgttttggttattcaATTTGAATTTTCATGACAAAACTCAATTGAGCAACCACCTTGTTCTGTTCTTGCATATCAAAAAAATGTCTAGTTGGTGCTTTTCATGTGGTAGAACTAAAACaagatacatatttttattgaagAGTGAGTGTTTTGGTCGTCTACTGTACAAATAATTGTCTCTGCTTAGTAGTGACTAAATAAATTGTGGTCTTGAATGATTCTTGCTTCTTCTAAGAATATAGTCAGCAGGCCAAGTTGCGGAAAAATTGGGGACTCAACTTTACCATAATCTTCTTGGGGTGTTCAAATGGTCAGAGAGATCATCTACGGTTTTGTAAGTTACTGACTTGAGGCGATGActacaaaaacatcatcaagAGTCCATTTTGTAAGCTTGGATTTATCAGTAGGATTGATCACAGCTTGGTCCATCCCCGCAAGGCGATAACCGATTATGATTTCATGTCGTTGACGTGCCCTTCTCATTATATCATAAAAGCAAACCTCTTCTTGGTCATATATGTAAAACTCTGCAGGTCTTATGCACAATTCATTaccctgcaacaacaacaacagaaatgACTATACTCATCAGCACAAACTGACATAATCTACATTctaaaaaaaagcaaagtaaGTTCCTTTTCTTATGTACCTTTTCCGCGAAAAGCTCTTTCAAAACACGGTTTATTTGTTTATCCTCTGCGACCATCGCAAGAGCCATACTAACTAACTCATTTGATAGTACGTAATCACTGATCCTGGAAACAGATACAAGGTTCTTGGTTCTTGAATCAAGAATTTCACTTATCACAATCGATTTATCTGAAGCTTGCTGCATTTTACGGATCCAACAACAATTAGGGAATCCAGATATCCGTAAAGCACTTGTCTTTGCATCTTTGTAGGGAAGTCTTTTCGACTGTTgattaaatatagaaaatagtAGCTCCAATTAGTAGTCGTATATGTGTTATCTTCTAAAGAAACATGCCTGCATAAAGATTTTAATAtgctaaaaaccaaaacaacaaactgAACTGGTACATAATAGAAGGAATCAACTGAATATATACTAGAAACGACATAGGACATGTACCTGTATATCCCGAATAAGGAGAAGTGTGGCAAGAGATCGAGAGTCTGAATGAACAATAGAGTTCTCTAGTGACTGTTCTGCAAGAATTAAGATCTGCAATTTGATTTGGTAATCATGAAGATGGTGGGAAAGTGGCATATCTATTCTCACAAGTTACATCAACcagaaagaggaggaagaaatgCAAGAAAACTTACGGAATCAAAAGTTTCTAGAGGGAGACTCTCTAAATGANGAAATGACTATACTCATCAGCACAAACTGACATAATCTACATTctaaaaaaaagcaaagtaaGTTCCTTTTCTTATGTACCTTTTCCGCGAAAAGCTCTTTCAAAACACGGTTTATTTGTTTATCCTCTGCGACCATCGCAAGAGCCATACTAACTAACTCATTTGATAGTACGTAATCACTGATCCTGGAAACAGATACAAGGTTCTTGGTTCTTGAATCAAGAATTTCACTTATCACAATCGATTTATCTGAAGCTTGCTGCATTTTACGGATCCAACAACAATTAGGGAATCCAGATATCCGTAAAGCACTTGTCTTTGCATCTTTGTAGGGAAGTCTTTTCGACTGTTgattaaatatagaaaatagtAGCTCCAATTAGTAGTCGTATATGTGTTATCTTCTAAAGAAACATGCCTGCATAAAGATTTTAATAtgctaaaaaccaaaacaacaaactgAACTGGTACATAATAGAAGGAATCAACTGAATATATACTAGAAACGACATAGGACATGTACCTGTATATCCCGAATAAGGAGAAGTGTGGCAAGAGATCGAGAGTCTGAATGAACAATAGAGTTCTCTAGTGACTGTTCTGCAAGAATTAAGATCTGCAATTTGATTTGGTAATCATGAAGATGGTGGGAAAGTGGCATATCTATTCTCACAAGTTACATCAACcagaaagaggaggaagaaatgCAAGAAAACTTACGGAATCAAAAGTTTCTAGAGGGAGACTCTCTAAATGACGCCTGACTCCTGCATTTCCCTGCCTATGCACAAGTTTTATATTCACCAATTTGGATATGTTTAGTCCAGCATCTGtcaactttttctctctttcttgatctGGAACCTCATTAAACATCCATAACTCAGATCCAGGCGCAAGCAGAGCTTCTAGCACCTATAGGATTAACAAACCCCATAACTAGTTAACACAAGGTTTGCGTGAAACAATAACTACTACTTATTTAGGCTATAGTTCACCTCTCTATTTTGATATATCATGTACCTTGATCATATCATCAATGTCACGGCGCCATCCACAAAATAGTATTTTCTCTGGATATTTTGGAGGATCCTGCATTTTAGGAAAATGACACATCCGCACCTACAATATGAATATGGTTCTATGTAAACGATGAACCAATAATAACAGGGATATTTGAAATCATGTAGGCATAATATGGTAGCTAGCTACTGCCCAAAGCATATGATATAGTAAAAAGATTCAAGGTCTCCAAGCATTGTACTAGTACAATATGATATGGTACTAGAACTATGCAAATGATGTATGCATAAGTTACATAAAGTGAAGCAAGCATACCTCCGGAAGTGGACCAGGAGCGTAAGTGTCATCATCCTCGGCTATAACAAGTATCTCATCTCCTGCTTCAAGAACATAGTTGTCACTAGGATTCAAAACTATCTTCCCATCCGCTGCAACCTTAACTCCGCAGGGAATCGCATTGGGAAATGAAATGAGGACATCTTCAAAACGGTAACCATCAAGCTGAGGCCACTTCTTTATGTAGAATTCGGCGTTCTCAAAGCCTAAGATATCCTCCCATATCTGACAATAGAAAGAAGGAACAAACTAAGGGAGAGTTAAAAGCATAAGAATACATATAGACTTACCTCACTTAGTTAACTTGAAAGTGACTAACCTGCGCAAGGCCAGGTTGAAGAGCACATTGTATCATTAGACGTCCAATCACATCATGCGCTACAACTGTTTCAATGCGTTCTCCACCAACAAGCTTCACCAATGGCTCGTTATCTAGATCACACATTTCAACCACAACATGACCCTTCCAACCCTCCTTTACTCCTGTAAGACTGAGTACAACCCTTAAGGCACGTGCATCGCTCTGTTTAAAAATATCCGAAAGTGATTAATACTTCAAAAGAAACACAGTAACACCATAGAATAGACAGTGATACATAACAATAAACAAACCTGATCTGCGTTTTCATCAGATCCTAGTACAATGATAGCACGCGCATTTGAAACTGACACCTATCAGTAGATCAAAGGTTTTCACTGTCAGAAGCTTCACCACCAGCCAAGACTTATGCAATTTTTAAGCTTTAGAAACTTGACCTTCTTCAAATCAGCGAGTATAAGTGCACTGCCACTTCTACATATAACCGACGTTCCCattaaatcaaattcaaatttggCAATATCAGTCTCCATCTCTTCCTTGTCTCGCTCTGCTAGCACCACCACAACACCTCCACCAATGCTTTTATTTGCTATAGCCAACTGCTTCAAGAGAGAAccctacacacaaaaaaaatttctctgtTTCTAAACTATATATAGCCAAAGGCAACACGTAAAcgcaaaatatattataaaaggCATACCAATTTATCACTCCATCCAAGAATCAGTATATGATTGCTTTCAAGAACTTcacttttcccttttcttaGAGAATCTACCATCTTGGAGATAGAATCTGAAATAAGTCCAAGCATTGTAGCAAATATCAACATCCCTCCTGCACTTATAGCCACTGAGACTATTCTCGCTCCAACACCAACTCTATCAGCGTGGCTTCCTGAATCCGCCACAAAAGTCCACGACAGCCAAAGAGCTTCATCGACTCCACAGTCGCTAACTGCATACAATGCTAAGCCACCATACACTATAAGAACCACTGTCGCGAACAGAAGAGCGAGCAGCTTAGCGTATGGATATACTGAAAAACACACATCCAATGAATAAGCTAATCTTTTCTTCAAAGGaacctcttctttcttctgatcTGTTCGTCTAAGTAGATTCTTGATATGAGAGAGATCGTCAAGATACATGTACAACAAAAACGGTAAAACAAAGGTAATAACCACACTGAATAAAACAACAGCTCTAGAATTAGTTCCCTCCATGTGTAGAATCCCATTGTTGTCACTTCCTAGAACTCTGCTACTGTTACATCTTGTTAGAAGGATAAAGTTCTCTGCCTGTGACAAGAAAACTTATCATTA harbors:
- the LOC104763314 gene encoding LOW QUALITY PROTEIN: pre-mRNA-splicing factor CWC22 homolog (The sequence of the model RefSeq protein was modified relative to this genomic sequence to represent the inferred CDS: substituted 1 base at 1 genomic stop codon), translating into MGRRSRMETEHVVGRVRVSDDHENRKSSRRDLDIIGGGDKTGGVYIPPFKLGRMMRDVKDKSSVEYQRLTWDALRKSINGLVNKVNASNIKNVIPELFSENLIRGRGLFCRSCIKSQMASPGFTDVFAALVAVINSKFPQVALLLLKRVVLQLKRAYTRNDKPQLLAAVKFIAHLVNQQVAEWIIALELLTVLLEDPTDESVEVAVAFVTECGAFLQDVTPNGVNGIFDRFRGILHEGDIDKRVQYLIEDLFVTRKQKFQGHPAVRPELDLVEEKYSHDVSLDQESDPETGLDVFSPDPDFVDKEEKYEALKKELLGEESDDEDGSDGSKEGNNEXKDDESDEEEEMRIRDETETNLVNLRRTIYLTIMSSVDFEEAGHKLLSIKLEPGQEVELCIMLLECCSQERTYLRYYGLLGQRLCMINRIHQANFEKCFVQQYAMSHRLETNKLHNVATFFAHLLGTDALPWHVLAYIRLTEEDTTSSSRIFTKILFLKLSDDLGIKELNERLQDSAMQESFESIFPKDNPKNTRFAINFFTAIGLGGITENLREYLKNMPRLIMQKQKQVAESQSGSDSSGSESDSSSSSSSDESDGGKRKRRRRA
- the LOC104760986 gene encoding probable ion channel POLLUX isoform X2 — encoded protein: MHPNHTPRRTRTSLFQRSKTLPTHSYRRFTTPVIPTFRYDENDDDSFSSDLRRDHEGDSSNFTAGLNSEEKPVALPSQSPSQRITRLWTHFSLTHFLKFSCSFSFTYVMFLRAKVSRLEAENFILLTRCNSSRVLGSDNNGILHMEGTNSRAVVLFSVVITFVLPFLLYMYLDDLSHIKNLLRRTDQKKEEVPLKKRLAYSLDVCFSVYPYAKLLALLFATVVLIVYGGLALYAVSDCGVDEALWLSWTFVADSGSHADRVGVGARIVSVAISAGGMLIFATMLGLISDSISKMVDSLRKGKSEVLESNHILILGWSDKLGSLLKQLAIANKSIGGGVVVVLAERDKEEMETDIAKFEFDLMGTSVICRSGSALILADLKKVSVSNARAIIVLGSDENADQSDARALRVVLSLTGVKEGWKGHVVVEMCDLDNEPLVKLVGGERIETVVAHDVIGRLMIQCALQPGLAQIWEDILGFENAEFYIKKWPQLDGYRFEDVLISFPNAIPCGVKVAADGKIVLNPSDNYVLEAGDEILVIAEDDDTYAPGPLPEVRMCHFPKMQDPPKYPEKILFCGWRRDIDDMIKVLEALLAPGSELWMFNEVPDQEREKKLTDAGLNISKLVNIKLVHRQGNAGVRRHLESLPLETFDSILILAEQSLENSIVHSDSRSLATLLLIRDIQSKRLPYKDAKTSALRISGFPNCCWIRKMQQASDKSIVISEILDSRTKNLVSVSRISDYVLSNELVSMALAMVAEDKQINRVLKELFAEKGNELCIRPAEFYIYDQEEVCFYDIMRRARQRHEIIIGYRLAGMDQAVINPTDKSKLTKWTLDDVFVVIASSQ
- the LOC104760986 gene encoding probable ion channel POLLUX isoform X1, producing the protein MHPNHTPRRTRTSLFQRSKTLPTHSYRRFTTPVIPTFRYDENDDDSFSSDLRRDHEGDSSNFTAGLNSEEKPVALPSQSPSQRITRLWTHFSLTHFLKFSCSFSFTYVMFLRAKVSRLEAENFILLTRCNSSRVLGSDNNGILHMEGTNSRAVVLFSVVITFVLPFLLYMYLDDLSHIKNLLRRTDQKKEEVPLKKRLAYSLDVCFSVYPYAKLLALLFATVVLIVYGGLALYAVSDCGVDEALWLSWTFVADSGSHADRVGVGARIVSVAISAGGMLIFATMLGLISDSISKMVDSLRKGKSEVLESNHILILGWSDKLGSLLKQLAIANKSIGGGVVVVLAERDKEEMETDIAKFEFDLMGTSVICRSGSALILADLKKVSVSNARAIIVLGSDENADQSDARALRVVLSLTGVKEGWKGHVVVEMCDLDNEPLVKLVGGERIETVVAHDVIGRLMIQCALQPGLAQIWEDILGFENAEFYIKKWPQLDGYRFEDVLISFPNAIPCGVKVAADGKIVLNPSDNYVLEAGDEILVIAEDDDTYAPGPLPEVRMCHFPKMQDPPKYPEKILFCGWRRDIDDMIKVLEALLAPGSELWMFNEVPDQEREKKLTDAGLNISKLVNIKLVHRQGNAGVRRHLESLPLETFDSILILAEQSLENSIVHSDSRSLATLLLIRDIQACFFRR